The genomic stretch TCAATAAGAAGAAGGAACAACAATTTGTTGATGTCCTTATTGAACGATTGCATATTAAGACACAATCCTCATCCACTTTAGTTCGGAATTTATCCGGCGGTAATCAACAGAAAGTGGTTATTGCCAAATGGATCGGCATTGGATTAAGTGTTCTCATATTAGATGAACCTACACGTGGAGTCGACGTAGGAGCCAAAAGAGAAATATATCAACTGATGAATGAATTAACTGAACGAGGTGTAGCGATTATTATGGTTTCATCAGAGCTTCCGGAAGTATTAGGGATGAGTGACCGTATCTTCGTTGTTCATGAAGGGAAGATCAGTGGAGAGCTTTCAAAACAGGAAGCATCGCAAGAGCATATTATGAGGTTAGCTACAGGGGGGCAATAGTGATGACGACAATCAAGGACGACAGAGCACATAAAGGCTTGCAGCTTGGACAATTTACACAGAAACTTGGAGCATTACTAGGGTTGATTATCCTTATTATCATTGTAACTGTGCTGAACCCAAGTTTTTTGGAACCACTGAATATTCTCAACTTGCTTAGACAAGTAGCGATCAATGCGCTTATTGCCTTCGGAATGACCTTTGTTATTCTGACAGGTGGCATTGATTTATCCGTCGGATCCATTCTTGCGCTCTCTAGTGCGATTATGGCAAACCTTATGCTATCCGGCTGGGATCCTATATTAGCAATAATTGCTGGCTGTGTATTAGGTGGAGTGATGGGTGTTGTTAACGGTGTTCTAATTACTAAGGGGAGAATGGCACCATTTATTGCTACGTTAGCGACCATGACTATTTTTCGAGGATTAACGCTTGTATATACGAATGGTAATCCGATCACAGGTCTTGGAGATAGCTTAATGTTTCAATTATTTGGCCGAGGTTATTTTCTAGGTATTCCTGTTCCAGCTATTTCGATGATCATTGTTTTTGTAGTTTTGTGGGTTGTACTTCATAAAACACCATTTGGTCGAAAAACCTATGCCATAGGCGGTAATGAAAAAGCATCGATTATTTCAGGTATTAAAGTAGATCGGGTCAAAATAATGATCTATTCATTAGTGGGGATGTTATCGGCTTTGGCAGGAGCAATTCTTACCTCAAGATTGAACTCTGCACAACCAACAGCGGGAACTTCTTATGAGCTAGATGCTATAGCCGCAGTAGTACTTGGTGGGACAAGCTTAACTGGTGGGCGTGGGCGTATTGTAGGCACATTAATTGGGGCGCTTATCATCGGTATTTTGAATAATGGTCTCAACTTACTCGGTGTATCTTCTTTTTATCAAATGGTAGTAAAAGGGATTGTTATTGCGATTGCTGTACTATTAGACCGTAAGAAAGCCTTATAAGAGGGGGATACCTATATGAAAAAAATAAGTGTAATTCTGATTTCGTTTCTTTTAGTACTAATGACAGGCTGTTCTTTGGAGCCTCCAGATTGGGCAAAGCCAAACAGTGGTGGGAAAATAGGTAATATCAAAATTGGGTTGTCGATATCTACACTGAATAATCCATTCTTTGTATCCGTCAAAGATGGTGTAGCAGCAGAGGCTGCGAAGCTTGGAATAGAAGTAATTGTAATTGATGCTCAGAATGACTCAGCGAAACAAAGTAATGATGTGGAGGATTTAATGCAAAAAGGTGTTAATGCACTATTAATTAACCCTGTAGATTCATCTGCGATCTCAACAGTAGTACAGACTGCGAATAGTTTGGATATTCCTGTCGTAACTTTGGATCGCTCCGCTGACAAAGGTGATGTGAAAGCACTGGTAGCATCTGATAACGTCAAAGGCGGATCTATGGCGGCAGAATATATTGTACAGCAAGTTGGAAAGGGGGCCAAAGTCATTGAGTTGGAAGGATCACCAGGAGCTTCTGCGACTCGTGAACGCGGTAAAGGTTTCCATGAAATAGCAGATACACAGTTAGATGTTATTGCAAAGCAAACCGCGGATTTCGATCGAACGAAAGGACTAACAGTTATGGAGAACCTCTTGCAAGGAAATCCAGGCGTACAAGCTGTTTTTGCTCACAATGATGAGATGGCGCTTGGTGCTATAGAGGCGATTCAAAGCTCAGGAAAAAACATCCCTATTATAGGTTTTGATGGAAACGAAGATGCGCTTAACTCTATACAAGCAGGAAAATTAACAGGAACAATTGCCCAACAGCCTGATTTAATCGGACAACTCGCTGTTCAAGCGGCTAAAGATGTTTTAGATGGAAAAACGGTGGAAAAGTTAATTGCGGCACCTCTTAAATTGGTTATTAAAGAATAAGGGTAAAGTAATGTGAAAATCTTTATCGGGATGAGAGGATATTTTATTAGAGGGAACCTCTCTGCAGCGATGTTTGGCTGTGGAGAGGTTTTTTTGTATTATTATCTGCTTCCATTATTAAGCTATAATACGAACGGCAGGATTCTTTAATTCACTTCCCGAATATCCTAATTACAACCAGAAAAATGATCGAGTTGGATACAAATGAGAATGTGTTTAAAGAGCTATTTGCTTTTGATAATGAAGAAATAGTGATAATGAGGTGAATTTTAATGGAGGATAACAAGTACCCTGAGAATTACTTTGAACACTACATTGTTTGTTTTTTTAGCACAGATCAAACTCCAGATGAAGCTGGCTTCCAAAAATTAGCGAGGTTATATTTAGATCTGGAAGGCTTAACTACATTTTCTGAACTAATAAATGAAATACAGCTAATTAAGGAAAATAACGATTGGTCTTACTTTGAAAAGGGAACTAAAGATTTTGAAATAAACTTAGGTACTGTTGAATTTAAAAAAATGGCTGAAGTAGCAATCAAGGTGTTTAAGGATTTGAGCTAACAGGTGACGATAGCTACATTTACGCTGGTATAGTTGGAAGGAGGAATGGTTGTTGAAGAAAATCTTTAGTTTAATGGGAATCAAAAATAAACCTAATTTCATGGATTATATCTCGATTATAATTTTATTAATTGCAGCAATTATGTTGTTTTTTCACTTGATAATATTTCAAAATGTAAATCTGTTTTTAACAGGAGTAGTTGGTTTAATTATGTATTTAGTACTAATCATCATTCAAAATAGAATGAGAAAATAAAAATCTTTTATTACATAGAAAAATTATGAATCTAACGGGACACTATAGCTTAAATAATCAGCTCAACGAGACTGCCGGTATGAAACGGCAGTCTCGTTGAGGTAACTGTAGGTCATAAGCTATCTGAAATACTTTGAAAGAGTTGATAAATCGTGAAGACAGTAGGAACGGTAAAGATCTATTTCCTGACTGCCGATGAAGGCGGGCAAAGTATTATTCCAGTTGGAAACTTCTCAATACCCATCATCTTTGAAGAAGATAGAGAGTTAATAAATGGCTTATGGAGTGCAGTGATTGAATTTCACAAATCTCCAAATACTCAAAGAGATACAACTGCAGATTTGTATTTACTTTTCCATGAGAAAGAAGAGGCGCCGAATCATTTAATCAAACCTGGAATGAAATTTGAATTAACGACAAATAGAGTGATAGCCAAAGGGATAATTGAAACATCAAAAAACAAGTAAGGTTACAGCCCCCGTTCAGAAGAAAGGATAACATATCGTGAGATTGTACAATTTATGGGGCTTAGAGAGGCTATATACTTAAGTGCATATAAGAAATATATTCATTTGGGAGTGTTACCTGTTTATTTACTTATTTAAGGCTGGCTGGACTGCTCGTTTGTTATTTGTATAAGGAAAGTCAGGATAGGGTTTCTTATGATCCACAATGCACATGAATTCACAAACAGAAAGGAAAGATCGCGCTATGTACACTGAACAACAGCTGATTCAAATCACCTTTAATCTCTTCACTCCGCCCGCAGCCCAAACAGCCGACAGCATAGCTCTTCTTTGGGATAAGCCCATTCGCACCAGCGTTGAGCGTTACGAGGTGTATGTGAACAGTTCTCTCGTCGCCACTACTGAGAATACAGACTACACTATTCAGGGACTTGCTGCCGCACAGGAGTATGAAATCTATGTGTGTGCATATGTAGCAGCAGGGGAACCGCTGAAAAGCAATACCTTGAACGTCGTAACGAGGCCCCAGCCTCAGGTGTTTGATATCACGTCCTTCGGTGCGGTAGGGGACGGCTCTACGTTGAACACACAGTCGATCCAATCTGCAATTGATGTGTGTAGTCCAGGTGGTCTTGTCAATATCCCCGCAGGTGTGTTCCTGTCCGGTGCTATATTCCTCAAAAGCGATATGACGCTGTACCTAGGAGAAGGGGCAGTGCTGCTTGGCAGCCCCGATACGCAGGACTACCCGCTCATAGAATCCCGGTGGGAGGGTCTGGAAAAAACCTGCTACACCAGCCTTGTCAACACACCGAATACGGCGGGTGGACGCTTGCGCAACATCACCATTGCTGGGCCCGGTAAAATAGATGCAAACGGTAGCTTGCTTCGCAAAAAGGAGCTATCGGAAGCGGCAGGTAGGCCGGGATCTGCTATATGTATCCGAAATACCGATAATGTGTACCTGCAAGGAATCACGGTTCGCCAGTCTCCCTTTTGGTGCGTGCACATCGTGTACTGTAACGGCCTAAGCGTCAACGGCGTGGGCATTCATACTAAATATGATGAAGAGGGCAAACTGTATGATGGCATTGTGAACGGCGACGGGCTGGATCCCGATTCCTGCAGCAACGTATATATTTTCAACTGCCACATCGCAAGCCAGGACGACTGCATTGCCATCAAGTCCGGCCGAAACGCTGAGGGCCGTGCGGTAGGCATTCCGACGGAAAACGTGCGTATTAGCAACTGCCGCTTTACCAGCGGTTTCGGCGTGGCTATGGGGAGCGAGATGTCTGGCGGTGTGCGTAACGTGTTGGTGGAAGACTGCGTGTTTCATAATGCCTTCAGTGTAGCGAGCATCAAGGCTATTCGCGGGCGCGGCAGTGTGATAGAGAATATCACCTACCGGGACTGTACGTTATCTAACCAAAACGTTGAACTTCAAGATACTCAGTGGTTCCGTGGGGCATTATATGTAGACCAATTCTACGGCGATTTGATTTTTGACCCGCACCAAGACCTGCCAAAGGATGAGGGGACCCCGGTCATTCGGAACGTACTGTTCCAAAACATCACACTGGATACGGTCGCCGGAAACGTCATCTACCTTACCGGTCTGCTAGAAAGCCCGCTGGAGAATATTCGCTTTGAGAACATAACCGCCGTAGGCAAGCATGGCTTTATAGCAAACAATGTTCGAGGCCTTGTACTGGATAATGTCTCGGTGGAAGCCCGCGAGGGACAGGCTATGCACTTTATCAATGTGAAATAACAGTAAACAAAAGCTCAGCGCATTCATGGAGGCTGTAGCGCACCCCTTATAGTAGACATTGGAGACGCACCCTTTGTGTAGAACCGATGAAGACTATTGGGGGTGCTTTTCTGTTTGGGAGACTTCACTTTCCTTTCCATCAGTAGGTGATTAGGCTATCATTAATTCAAAAACGATCCGGAGGTTCTTATGCTTAAGATTTTAGTTGCAGAAAACGAGCCATGGATTAGAGCGGCTATTATTGAAATGGTGGAGAGCATTGGACACGATATTAAAGTCGTTGGCGACGCAACAAACGGCGAAGAAGCTTGGCATATGCTTCAGCAATTGTGGCCGACTGTTTTAATTACGGATATTATGATGCCGGAGATGGACGGGCTGGAGCTTGTTCAAAAGATTACGGAACATAAAATACCGATGGCGGTTATTATTATCAGTGGATATGAAAACTTTCAATATGCGCAGCGAGCGATAAGTTATGGCGTCAATAAATATCTCCTGAAGCCAGTGAACAAGGAGGAACTGCGTGATGCTTTGCTCGAGGTGATGGGGAAATTGACAGAAATCGAGAATATGAATCATCATTTAATAAAAATTCAAACGTATTTCGATACGATTAATGATATTGATTCCACAGTGGGTATGAAAAATCTATATAAACTTGTAGATGAAATCAGGAACTTAAAACATGTGAATTACGGAGCTTACTTGAGCTTGCTCCGAATTGTAGAGTCGAAGATCAGCACCATGCTAACTAGTATCAACGCTGAGCATACGGTGAAGTCCAACTTTAGCGAGATTTCAGATCAAGAAATTCGTACACATTTGGGTAAATTAATGGAGACATGGTTTCTTCATCCGGAACGCAATAAAAAGGAACTAAAACTAATTATTAAATCCGCTTGCAATTTTATTCAAAACCATTACCAGGATGACTTAACGCTAACTCAAATGGCAGAGTATTCAAATTTGAGCATCTCTCATTTCAGTTCCCTGTTTAAAAGTAATACGGGTGAGTCGCTCATCACCTATATTAACCAAGTACGCGTGGAGAAAGCAAAAGAGCTGCTCCGTAACTCAGACGACAAAATTTATTTGATTTCCGAGCAGGTCGGTTTTTCGAGCCAACCTTATTTTATTCGTGTTTTCAAAAATATGACGGGTATGTCGCCGAATGAATATCGAAAAAGTTGGGGGATCTAGCATGAAGCAGTTACTCTATCGTCTGACATTAAGGCAAAAAATTATTGTGAGTTTTATAAGCTTAGCAATGGTTTCTGTTTTATCTATGAATTCTCTCTCAAGCTTCTACTACACCCGTACGATACAGCAGGATTTTTATAATATAACCGAAACCACGACCGAAAGCCTCAACCATCAGATAGAAATCTACTTTCAGCAGATTGCAAAATCTACATATGCCATGAATGCAGGTATATTAAGATACTCAAGCGTGCTGCTGGAACAAGGGGATTCAAGTTTGATTCAGGATTGGCTGAGAGATGATTCGATGAGCCTAGGGAAAATTTCCATGACAAAAGAAATTTTAAGGAAGTACATTTCATTTAACTATCCGGAGATCGATAACATTTATCTTATGTCGCTGGATCGGAGAGTTCTGCCAACATACGGTTCTTCCAGCGATATCGAATTGTCAAATCAACCTTGGTTTTTGTTGCCAATGAGTCTACAGCTAGAAATCATCCCAACGTACTACGGAGAGCAGTTATCTTTTCCGGTGCTTGCTGCAGCGATTCCAATTTTCGATGTGACCGATACAAAAATATCGGGCAGGCTTGTATTGCAAATGAGACTAACTGAAATTAAGAACATGATTGGGAACATGCGCATCGGTAAAACCGGATATATCTTTATGGTTTCATCGGACGGAAAAATTGTACATCACCCAAATACGAAGTGGTTGGCATCTCCGATCGAGGAGACCGAACTCTCATGGCTTTCGCTTGACGAGCCGAATTCTCTCCAAGAGTGGAATGGGGAAAAATATCTTGTTTCATACAGTGTTTCCGATGTGACAGGATGGAAGACTATTGCGATGGTACCGTTTAAAGAGATGGCGACAGGGATGCAAATCGCTCAGAATTCTGCCGTCATCGTTATGGCGTTGTTGATCCTGCTTATCATCATTTCCGTACCGATTATGGCTAACCGCATTACCCGTTCGATGGTTTATTTGAAGAGAGCGATGGAAAAGCTACAGACCGGCGATTTATCCGCACGGGCACCGATAACTCCAGGACGCGACGAAATTCAGATGCTCAGTGTGAGCTTTAACCGAATGGCAGAAAGGCTGAACCAGCTTGTAAATACGGTGTACAGTATGGAGCTTAAGGAAGTACAAATGAAGCTTCTGCAGAAAGAGGCGACAATTCAGGCTTTGCAAAATCAAATCAATCCTCACCTGCTATACAACACGTTGGACATTATCAAGAGTATCGCCTTTCTAGAGGGAGTTCCACGGATAGAACGAATGGCAGAAAATCTTGCATCGTTATACAGGTTTACAGCAAAACTGGAACAGTCGGAAATCAGTCTAGTAGAGGAATTGGAACATCTAAAAAAATATCTGGAAATTATTCATATTCGTTATACAAAGCATTTCGAAAGTAAAGTTTATGTGGATGACAAATATCTGAGTGCAACCATCATCAAACTCTCCTTGCAGCCGATCGTCGAGAATGCTGTTAAGTATGCAGTTGAGCCGCAAAATGGCAAAGCTGCTGTGATCATAAGCGCATATCCTGAGGGGTCTGACCTGATTATCGAAATAGGGGACAACGGTTCGGGAATTAAGGCAGATATCCTACAAGATCTGAAAGAGCGACTTGCTTCCATTACACATCAACCGAATCATGGCATGAAGACTTATGATTCACTGGGACTTGTAAATGTCCACAATCGCTTGGTGCTTTATTATGGTAAATCGTATGGGATAGAAATACATTCTTTTCCGGGTAAAGGAACGGTAGTTTCGGTAAGAATTCCGTTTGAGAGAAAGGATAACATTTCGTAAGATTGTACAATTTTCAGAGCTATTCGAGGTTATATAATAAGAATTGTAAAGGGAACATAACAAAAAAGGGGATGTTGATTTGAAGAAGATTCTGAAGGCGGTTACAGTATCATTCTTGGCTTTAAGCATGGTCATTGGATGTTCGTCAGCAAAACAAGATGGGAATGGGACGAAAACAGGACCTACAGCAGCCACGGAAACTTCCGGATCAAACAAGACGGGGACAAACAACGAGGAGAAGCTTGTAATTAATATTGCCGCCCAGTATTGGAGCGGGCCGAAATGGGCGGAGAATCACCCTACGATTCAGTATTTGAACGACAAGTTTAATATCGATCTCAAGCTGCAGTTCATTAACGGGCCTGAATACAACGAAAAACTAAAGGTTATGGCCGCATCGGGTACGCTTCCGGACTTTTACCGAGTTGACGCACCAACGTACATCGATTGGCAATCCGAAGGCGCTTTTGTAGAGTTAACGGGTTTATTGCCGAAGTATACGAACCTGAGTGCGGCGTACCCGCCAGGCGAAGCTATGTCGGTGTTGAATTCGGAGGGGGAGCTGTACGGACTTCCGGAAATTTCTTGGACTGTACGCGACACGGTGCAGATTCGGCAGGACTGGTTGGATAACGTCGGTTTAGAGCTTCCTTCGGCCGAAGAGTTCACAGTCGATAAATTTTACGAAATCGCGAAAGCTTTCGCAAAGCAAGATCCGGATAAAAACGGAATTAATGGCGATACGATCGGTTTTGCGGGCAACAACTTGGCACTACGGAACGCGTTCGGTCTTGCGAACGAATGGGCAGAAAAAGATGGAAAGTTGATCCCGCACCAGACGCAAGTAGAGGAGTATAAAGCTTATCTTGCCTTCATGAAGAAGGCTTACGACGAAGGAGTACTGGATCAAGATTTTGTACTTCGTAAATCGAATGAAATTGAAGATTTGACGAAAGCGAACAAGCTGGGCATGTTCACCTATCATAACAATTACCCTAATATCAGCACGGAAGTAAAGAAGACGTTCCCAGACGCGAATCCGGTTATCGTTCCCATGGCTCCGCCCGTCGGACCTACGGGACTTCGCGGAAACACGAACATGGCGTTCGGTATGAATAAACAGGTTATCAATGCGAAAGCAAGCGATGCGAAGGTCGATCGGATTCTTCAAATTTTGGATTGGTGGGTTACCGAGGAAGGCACGCAGATTATGAAGAACGGAATTGAAGGCGTCCATTATAACAAGAGCGCCGAAGGCAAGTACGAAGTAACCGATCTCTGGGAGCCGGAGATGCCGCGTTTCATGAACAGCAGCCTCTTTAAACGCCCTGGTACCGATTTTAACCTTTACCTCTGGACGGATAAGGCAGAAACTGACCGACATGAAATGTATACGTCACTCGTCGAGGAATATCCGTGGCCGAATGCAGCTATGGGCCTTGAATTTTATTCGGAGACGTACAAGGCAAAAGGTGCGGATTTGAAGACCAAGTTTGAAGAAGCTATCTTCAAGATTATTGTAGGAGCCAAACCGATCGAATTCATCGAACAGGCTTCCGCCGATTATCTTGCGGGCGGCGGTGAGCAAATCATAAAGGAAATTAACGAAGCAGCAACGAAATAACGATAACCATGAGCTTCGATTTGTGCAGGCCGCATCTTCTCTTGCGGCCTGTCCTATTCCAATACGCCTATGTTGCGTTAGATAAGGAGTGAGATTAGACAGATGCGTCAACACGTGACACAACCGCAAGCAGCAAGCGCCGATTTAATTCCTTCCAAGAAAGCAAAGGCGAGATACTTTAAGCGCGCTTTTCCTTTTTATACGATGATTTCCCTAGGTTTGTTGTATTTTCTTGTTTTTCGCTACGGTCCAATGTTTGGCCTATTCATCGCATTCAAAGATTACTCGCCGTTCCGAGGCGTCTGGGAAAGCGAATGGATTGGTATGGACCATTTCGTTCGCCTATTCACGGATAGTGATTTTATTCTTTTGTTTAAAAATACATTGATCTTAAACGTCTTGGATACGGTCATTGCTTTTCCTTTTCCAATTCTAATTGCAATTCTACTCAATGAGGTAGGAAATAAGTATTTTAAGAACTCGATGCAAACGATCTTGTACGCACCACATTTTTTTTCGTGGGTAGTTATTGTTGGAATCACGATGCTGTTCTTCCGGGCGCAGGATGGCGGCGTGAATATGCTGCTGGACGCGATGGGATTCGGCCGCATTGAATTAATGACAGATCCAAAATATTTTCGTTTCCTATGGTTATTTCATAATATTTGGCAAGGAGCGGGCTGGGGAGCAATTATTTATTTGGCAGCGATCGCGTCAATCGATCCGGCTCTCTACGAGGCAGCCAAAGTGGACGGAGCGAACCGGTTGCGTCAAATTTGGAGTATTACCCTTCCGTCTCTGAAAAACGTCATTTTGATTATGTTTATTTTACGGCTCGGCAGCTTTATCGAAGTCGGCTTCGAGCATATTTTCCTATTGCAAAATCCATTGAATCTTGGGGTCACGGACGTTTTCGATACGTACGTTTACCGTCAAGGTCTTGTGCAAGGTGATTTCAGCTACTCAACCGCTATCGGATTTTTTAAATCAATCGTAGGACTTGCCATGGTGGTAACCGCCAATACGATCGCAAAGCGGTTCGGAGAGGAAGGTGTCTACTAATGAGTGAGCGTTTCTCTAAGGGCGATCGTCTATTCAAGTTTATTGTATATGCATTTCTGATTGCCTTCACCGCTTCGATTGTGTTTCCGTTGATTTATGTCATCATGACTTCGTTTGCACCTGCACGGGACTATTATACGCGAGGCTTCTTTCTTATTCCAAGTTCCTTTACGCTCGAGGCTTATCAATATTTATTTAATAATCCCGGCTTCATTCAAGCGTTAAAAAGCTCGATCTTGATTACCGTTGTCGGAACGTTCATTAATATTACGCTAACCTCTTTGATGGCCTATGGATTGTCGGAGCCCGGTATTAAAGGGCGGTCGGTGATTAATTTTATGATCCTGTTTACGATGCTTTTCTCCGGCGGACTCATCCCGAGCTACTTGGTCGTGGATGGCCTTAATCTTGTAGATACGTATTGGGCGCTTTGGTTGCCAGCAGCCATCGCTCCATTTAACGTGATCGTTATGCGCAGCTTTTTTGGATCGCTTCCGTATGAATTAAAGGAGTCGGCACGTATGGACGGATGCGGGGAGTGGAAGATGTTTGCGACGATCATCCTTCCATTGGCGAAGCCTGCAATTGCTACATTTACCTTGTTTTACATGGTCGGAAATTGGAATACCTACTTCTCGGCAATCATCTATTTCAACGATGATTCGAAATGGCCGCTGCAAGTATTTTTAAGACAAATGCTCATCTTAAATGACGATAAAATAGGTCAACTGGCCGAAACGGTGTTTACGTATACCCCGGCGGCGCGTATGGCGGCGATCTTGATTACGGCATTGCCGTTGCTGGTTATCTATCCGTTTCTTCAAAAGCATTTCAGTAAAGGCATGTTAATCGGATCGGTGAAGGGATAACTCCATGAGTATGATAATTGATCGAAATACTACGTTTCGTTTACCTAATAAGTTGACCTCTCCAGTCCGACACGCATGGGATATGGTGGCGCGGGATCTGAAATCTGTCATTGACCCTATTTCCTTCACCAGTCGGATTTATACAGCAGGAGCTGGAGGAAGCTTTCCATTCGGGAGCGTTCTCATATTTGCTGGTGAACAGTGGGAATGTAAGACCGCATGTGTATACCTTGGATTACATCCGGGAGCTATGGAGCAAGGGACCTACGGATTCGGAGGTGCATCTCCGACAGTTTGTGCGTCGTATGTACTCCGCATGCGAAGACGAGATTGCTGCATTCCATCTTGATTATGCGGAACAGACCATTTCGTACGGTCCAAATGAAGATGATCGTGCGGGTGAGGAGTTTTATCATCACCCCGCTCGGGAAATCGTCGGCCATTGGCTGCAAGGAAGGGACGGACACCCGCTGCATAGGTTGAACTG from Paenibacillus sp. FSL H8-0548 encodes the following:
- a CDS encoding carbohydrate ABC transporter permease, with translation MSERFSKGDRLFKFIVYAFLIAFTASIVFPLIYVIMTSFAPARDYYTRGFFLIPSSFTLEAYQYLFNNPGFIQALKSSILITVVGTFINITLTSLMAYGLSEPGIKGRSVINFMILFTMLFSGGLIPSYLVVDGLNLVDTYWALWLPAAIAPFNVIVMRSFFGSLPYELKESARMDGCGEWKMFATIILPLAKPAIATFTLFYMVGNWNTYFSAIIYFNDDSKWPLQVFLRQMLILNDDKIGQLAETVFTYTPAARMAAILITALPLLVIYPFLQKHFSKGMLIGSVKG